From the Deinococcus sonorensis KR-87 genome, the window CGGGGCGTCGCCCAGGGCTGGCGCGGGCGTCACCAGCGCCAGCACGATCAGCACCAGCGACCACACCAGTGGTACCAGGAAGGTGGCGCCGTACACCTCGGCCGGCCGGCCCGCGCGTCCGGTGCCGAGCTGCCCCAGCCCCCACAGCAGCAGCCAGCTGATCAGGGCCTGGACCACGCTGCTGGCGATCATGGCGGCGTACAGCAGCCCGGCGGGCACCAGCGTCTGCAGCGCTTGATGCAGCAGCAGGGCGGTGGCGAGGCCGCCCAGCACCCCGGACAGCACCACCAGCCCCAGGTACCGGGCCGGCCGGGCAGGCAGGGCCCGCAGCCCTTCAAAGAACACGTGTGGACGGCGGATCAGGTCGGCGAGCGTCATGCGGTCAGGTTAGCGTCTCAGGCCGGGCTGCCCAGTCCACCCAGCGGCACCAGCCCGCTGGCCGCCACAACGATCACGGCGATCAGCAGCACCAGGACGATCAGGCTCCCGCTCAGCAGAGGCCCACCGGCCCCGGTGCCCAGCTCGCGGCGCGGCTGCAGCCAGACGGTGGCCACGAACAGCGCGGCCAGCCCCACCAGCAGCCCGGCCAGCCCCACCTGCACCGGCAGCTGCGGCATCTGGTCAGTGTCCAGCAGTTTGGAGAGCTCTCCGTTGCCGCTCAGGAAGGCGCCCAGGCCCAGCGCCAGCGAGTTGTTGAGCGCGTGGATGATCACGCCGGTCCACAGACTGCCGGTATGTTGGTCGGCGCGGGCGAGCACCCAGGCGATCGGCAGAATCGCCACGATCTGGGCCGGCACGCCGTGCGCCAGCCCGAAGATCGCGCTGGCCGCCAGTGCGGCGTACAGCGGCCCCCGGGCCCACTCGTACCCGCGCATCAGCAGGCCCCTGAAGGCGATCTCCTCCGCGAAGGGTATCAGCACGCCGCCGGCCAGCAGCAGCAGCCACAGGTCCGAGCCCGCGCTCTGGAACTGCTGGATGTTCTGCGCCCCCTGCGGCCAGATGCTGATCACGAAGATCAACACGCCTCTGGAGGCAATCAGGGCCAGCAGCAGCGCCAGCAGCGCGGTGCCCCAGGCCGGCGGCGTGCGCCAGCGGCTGTCCTGCACCAGGGCGCTCAGGCCGGGGCGCAGCAGCACCAGCGCCAGCAGCACAGTGATCACGAAGGTCAGCACCAGCGACAGGCCCAGCGGCAGACCGAGCCGGACCAGCACGGCGCTCACCACGTTCTGGCTCAGCAGCAGCAGCAGCGCGGCCCGGTTGCCGTCCAGGGCGCGGACCCGGCGGGCGAGCGGAGGGTGGAGGACGTCCGCATCCAGCTGCGGAACGGGGGAGGAATCGGACATGCGTCCAGGGTAAACGCTGGCGCGCCGCCCGGGGGAGCGGCGCGCCGTGCAGGGAGGGGCTCCTAGCGGGCCAGCTGCTCGTATTCGCGGATGTTTTCGCGGATCACGTCCAGGCTGCTGCGCCAGAACTGCACTTCACGGGTATCGATGCCGAAGCCGGCCGCCAGCGTGGCCGCGTCGGCCAGCCCGGTGCTGGCCAGCAGCTGGTCGTACTGGGCGCGGAAGCCCTGCGGGTCCTGGCGGTAACGGGCGTACAGGCCCAGCCCGAACAGCAGCCCGAAGGTGTAGGGGTAGTTGTAGAAGTTGCTGCCGTAGTAATGGGACTTGACGGCCCACATGTACGGATGCAGGGTGCTGAGCGCCTCGCCGTAGGTGTCGCGCTGGGCCTGCTCCATCAGCCGGTTGAACTCAGTGGGTGAGAGGTCGCGCTTCTCGCGGGCCTCAAACACCGCCGTCTCGAACAGGAAGCGCGAGTGGATGTCCACCACCACCTGCGCCTGCCCCATCAGGGCCGTCTCCAGCACGTACAGCCGCTCGTCGCCGCTGGTCCCGTCCAGCGCCGCGTGCTGCACCACCGTCTCGCAGAAGATGCTGGCGGTTTCGGCCAGGGTCATCGGGGTGGCCTTCTGCAGCGGGGTGCGTCCCTGCAGACACAGGTTGTGGTAGCCGTGGCCCAGCTCGTGCGCCAGGGTGCTGACGCTGTCGAGGTTGGGGGCATGGTTGAGCAGGATGCGGCTCTCGCCGTCGCGCCACGGCATACAGAAGGCGCCCCCGCGCTTGCCGTCGCGCGGCGGCACGTCCAGCCAGCCTTCGCTCATGGCCCGGTCGGCGAAGTCCGCCAGCCGGTCCGAGTAGCTGCGGAAGCTGTTCACCACGAACTGCCGCGCCTCCGGATAGGCCCAGCTGGCCCGGCTCTCGCCCACCGGCGCGAACAGGTCGTGCCACGGCAGGCGGCCGTCGGCGTGGCCCAGCCGCCGCGCCTTGGCCGAGAAGTAGCGGCGGAAGTCCGGAAAGCTCTCCACCACCGCCGTCTGCATCGCCTCCAGCGTAGCCGCGTCAATGCTGTTGCCGCTGAGCGTGGCCTCCACCGCCGAGCGGTAGCCGCGCTTCCGGTTCAGCACGTTGCTCTCGCCCTTGATGCCGTTCAGGGCGGCAGCCAGCGGAATCTCGGCCGTCTGCCACACCTGCAGCTCGGTGATATAAGCCTCCTGCCGCAACGCCGCGTCCGGGTCGCTGGCGAGGTTGCGCAGCATGGTCATCGGGAGCCGTTCGCCGCGCACCTCGCCGCTCAGCAGGCTGCTGACGTTGCCGTGCAGCTTGGCCCACGCGCTGGCGGCGCTGGGGCGCAGCTCGGCGGCCAGCGCCTCCTCTGCGGGGCTCATCTGGTGCTCGGCCGCGTGGCGGGCACGTTCCAGGGCGTAGCGGTGGTCGCGGGCCAGGGCCGAGCCGTTCAGCAGGGCCGGCTGGTCCAGGCCGCCCAGCCACGCGTTGTAGCGGGTCATCAGGTCGCTGAGCGGCTGCGTCAGGGTGGTCAGTTCGCTGCTGCGCGCCTGGGCCAGGTCGTCGCGGCTGTCGGTGGTCAGGAACGCCTGAGCGTAGGCACGCACCGGGGTCAGGCGGGCCAGCAGGTCGTTCAGCGCGGTGGTGGCCTGCTCAAAGGCGGCCACCGGGTCGGCGGCCCGGGCGTCCTTGCGGATCTCCAGCCGGTCAAACAGGGCGCCCAGCGCCTGCACCCGCTCCGCCACATCGGAGAGCGCGGCCTGATACGCGGGCGAATCCAGGGCAGGGTACAGATCATCGGTGCGCCAGTGAGGCGCGGCCTCGGCTACAGGTTGTGAGGTCATGCGCGGCAGTCTAGCGCCGCCGCATGAACCGGGCTGAGAGCCGGGCGGCCTAGCCCTCTTCCTGGGCCTCGTCTTCCCGCATGGTGCCGCTGTCGGCCAGCGCGATCAGCCACGCCATCAACTGGACCAGCGCCAGGAACATGCCTGGCAGCCCAGCGATCATCATCACCCAGCCGCTGGTCACCTGGTTCTGCAGCGGGGTGGTGTTCCACAGGCACAGGGCACCCACGTAGGGCGTGTACAGCACCCGCGGGCTATACAGCCACACGGCGGCCACGCCCATCATCGGCAGGCTGCTGAGCAGGCCGAACCAGCCGCGGTTGCCGAAGCCCCCAGCCTGCACGCCCGGCAGCGGCCGCAGCACCACCGACCAGCTGAGCAGCCCGCCCAGCAGGTACAGCAGCGGCAGTAGGCCCGAGGCGGTGTTGCTGACCAGCGAGGCGTTGAAGCCCGCGGGAATGTTCCAGAAGACGATGATGGTGGCCCACAGCGCCAGCGCCACCCAGGGGTCCAACAGCCACGACAGCAGGCGGCCACCCGGGCGACGGGGGTCCGGCTGCAGATAGCCGGCCGGCAGGCCCAGCACCGCCAGCGGCGGAATCAGTTCGGCCAGCACCATCAGGCGCACCATGTACAGCGCCATGCTGTTGAGCGTCAGGCTGGTGAGCTGCGTCTGGGTGATGGCGAGCGTCAGCAGCACGGCCAGCCCGAACAGGGCGGCGCGCCACAGCGGCCAGCGGTCCCGCGGCGCGCGCAGAAAGCCCCACACGTACCAGCCGGCGGCCGCCACGGTCAGCAGCAGCATCGGCAGGTCCAGGCGCGGCGAGAGCAGCTGGGCCAGGGTGGGGGAGAGGGTGCCTGGGGTCACTGCATCACCTGCTGGATGTCCTGCACCACCCGGTTGATGTCGCTCAGCTGGGTGTAGTCCCAGATCAGCCGCCGCTGGCCCTGGGCGTCAATCAGGTAGGTGGCGCTGGTGTGGTTGATCTGGTACTCGCCCGGCTGCCCCGGCAGAGGGGCCTTCACGTACGACACGCCGTAGCTGCGGGCCAGCTGGGCGAGCGCCGGCTCCGGCACCCGCACCCCCGTAGCCGTACCGAAGTAGCGCACGTAGGGCCCGATCTTGTCGGGGGTGTCGCGGGCCGGGTCGAGCGACACGAACACCACCTGGAACTGCCGCTGCTGCTCGGGCGTCAGCTGCTCGCGGGCCTTTTCCAGGTAGCCGAGCGTCAGCGGGCACACGTCCGGGCAGTGGGTGAAGCCGAAGAACAGGGCGGTGGTGTGGCCAGTGGGCGTGAAGGCGTAGGCCCGGCCCTGGCCGTCGGTGCCCTGGAAGCGGGCGGCCGGCTGCGGCGGGGTATAGACGGTGCCGTAATACGGATACGGGCTCTGCAGGCGGGCGTACAGCCACACGCCGCCCAGCAGCAGGGCCACCGCAAGCACGGCCAGCAGCGCCGAGACGTACCAGGGCCGGGCAGCCGGAAGGGTGCGGGCGGTCATGGGGCCGCCCGCCGGACCAGCAGCGAGACGGTGCGGGCGCTGCCGTCCGAGAACCGCAGGGTTAGCTGTACCTTCGTCCCTGGGCTGAGCGGCCTGCGCAGCCCCGAGAGCATGATGTGGGCCTGGCCGGGAGCAAAGGTGCCGCGCCCGCCGGCTGGAATGCTCAGCCGGTTCAGCGGCTGCATGCTGACGCGCTTCTGGGCATCGGTGTGGCTGGTCATCAACATGGTGTGGGCGGCCACCGGAGTGGAGGCGCCCACCAGCACGGCCGCGCTGGGGCCGGGGTTCTGAAGGGTGAGGTAGGCGGCGCTCTCCGACACGCCGGGCGGGGTGGCCGCCACCCAGCCGCCCTGAAGGGTCAGCCGCTTCACGGCCGCGCCCGGAGCGCTGGAGGTGGCTTTCGGCATGGCCATGCCGGCCATGCCGGCCATGTCGCCGGCGTGCTGGGCACGCGTGGCCGGAGCCGCCAGCGTGATCAGCAGGACCAGAAAAAGAAGCCTGTACATCCCCTGTACTGTAGAGCGAACCGGGTGACGGATTGTCCCCCGCCACGCTGTTGCGCGGGCCGCCCATTGACGGCCCGTCTGTCACGGGCTGTACTGGGCAGCATGGCCTTCATCACGTGGCTCCACGATCTCCAGTTTCCCAGCGCCGCCGCCCGCCTGTTTCCCACACCGCTCGCGCTGGCCACCCTGGTGCTGTTCGTGTGGAGCCTCGGTCCGGCGATCCGGGGCCGCATCCAGCCGCCGATGGTGTGGTGGCTGCGCCTCACCTGGGTGCTGACGCTGATTCCGGCCGCCACCGGCGTGATCCTGGCGGTGGGCGGCGACAAGGTGGCGAGCGCGGTGGCCGCCACCGGACGCAGCACCACCCGCTACGGCTTTCCGCCGGACCCCAGCCGCAACTGGGAACACTGGATGTACGCCGCCCTGATCCTGGCGAGCCTGTATGCCATTGAGCTGCTGGTGCAGGGCCGCATCATCCGCCACCAGACCGGCCTGCGGCTGCTGCCGGTGGCCACCCTGTTTCTGTACGGGGTGGCCTACATGGTGGGCCGTGTGGCGGTGTTTCCCGGCAGCACGCCCGGCACCTGAGGCCGGGCTAGTTCAGTTCGTCGTCCGGCAGCGGGCTGCTGACGCTGGCCAGCACCTGCAGCAGCGCCGGGCTGTCGTCCGGCGTGGTGCCCTCGCGCTCGGCCAGATAGGTGGCCACCCACGCCGCGAAGTACCACAGCGCCAGCGTGCCGGCGTACCCTTCCTCGCCGCCCGGATACGGCACCGTCACCACCTCGTCAATGCGGGTTTCCAGCACCTCGCGCACCAGCCGCAGTTCGGCGTCCTCCTCGCCCAGCAGCAGCGCCAGCCGACCGTCGCCGCGCTCGTGGTGCGCCTCGAAGGCGCCGGTCAGCACGTACAGCGGCTCACGTTCCACCGGCACGCTCAGCACCTTGCCGATGCGCGCGAGCAGCAGCTGCCACGCGAATACCAGCGCGCCCTCGCCGGCCGGGGCCAGCAGCAGCGGCGCGCGTCCCCACAGCGTCCAGGCCAGGTCGCGGGCCGGGTTGCCCTCCTCGATTTCCGGGGCGCAGCGGTCCCGCAGGTCCGAGAGCAGCGCCTCGGCCTGCTGGGCCTCCTCGGCGTGACCGGTGGCGTAGGCCAGGTACTGCGCGAGATGGTAGGTGCTGCTCACGCCGCCCGGCGCCAGAAAGTGCAGCTGATCCAGCGCAAACCGGCGGCCCTCACCCACGCCCACCCGCCGCACCGTGACCTCCGAGACCTCCGCCAGCGCGGCGAAGTCGTCGGCCGCCGCCTGCGTTTCGGCGCTGTTCAGCACGAACTGGGTGCCGCTGGCGCTTAGGCGCACCTGACTGAACGGCTCGCACAGCTGCGCGGCCAGCGCTGCCTCGCCCAGCCCCAGCAGCCCGAACGGCCCCTGTTCCGGGGTGGTCGGCCCCTGGTAGCTGCCCGGCAGGTTCAACAGTGTCTGAAAGATGCTCATGGCTCTAAGGTGGCATGAGAGACCGGTCCCGAGTGTGAGCGCAGGGGCGTCCCACGCGTCTAAAGAGCCCTTCATGTGAGCGGTTTTCAGCGTGCTAGACTCCGCTCTGTGCCAGTTTTTCTCCCGCTCGGAGCCGCGCCGTGCCCAAAAAAAACACCCGCCGTTCCAGAGGAAGGGTGGGTGGAGTGGTGCGCCCGACGGGACTTGAACCTGTGACCTTTGGCTTCGGAGGCCAACGCTCTATCCAGCTGAGCTACGAGCGCAAAGCTCAGCTAAACTAGCACGCACCGAGGAGGAATTCAAGTGAAGAAGCAAGTCATCGTACGCGTCCTGCTGGGCGTTCTGGCACTGCTGCTGGTGGCCGGGCTCGTGGTGCAGTTCACGCCGGCCATCGGATCGCTCAGCGGCAGCAGCGGCACGCCGGCCCTGAAGGTCGCCGGGCAGACCATCACCGCGCAGCAGCTGGACAACGCGCGGCAGGCCAACCAGCTGCTGTCGTCGGTGCGCACCGGGTTGCTCGGCGACGACTTCGAGACGGTGGTCGCCGATCAGCTGGTCACCCAGACGCTGCTGCAGCAGGCGGCGGCCGACCAGAAGGTCAGCCGCGCCGACGTGAACGCCGAGGTCACCAAGACCCGCGAGTCGAATAACCTGACCGACAACAAGGCCTGGACCGACGCGCTGCGCAACGCCGGGTTCTCCGACTCGTCGTACCGCGAGCAGGTGCGCAACTCGCTGGCGGTGCAGCGCAAGGCCAAGGCGATTCAGGACGCCGCGCCCAAGCCTACCGAGGCGCAGATCCGGATGTACTACGACCTGAACCCGCAGACCTTCCAGTCAGACGCCCGCATCGTGGGGCGCGAGATTGTGGTGGACACCAAGGCCAAGGCCGATCAGCTGCTGGCCCAGCTCAAGAAGGGCGCGGACTTCGCGGCCCTGGCGAGCGCCAACAGCCTGGAGAACAAGGACCGCGGCGGCGCGCTGGCGGCCCTGGAGAACGGCAAGCCCAAGCCGGTGGCCCAGGTGGCGCTGCCGCAGGAGGTGGGTGTGGCCGCCTTCGCCCTGACCAGCGGCGGCCTGACCGACGTGATCAAGAGTGGCGAGCGCTATTACATCGTGAAGGTGGAGCAGTTCCTGGCGCCCAGCACCAAGCCGTACAGCGAGGCCAAGGCCAGCGCCACCGACGCGGTTGCCAACCAGCTGAAGAATCAGGCGGTGGAGGCGTGGATCGACAGCCTGCGCCAGAACGTCAAGGTCGAGGTGGTGGACCCCGCGTGGCCGTACAACGACCCGGCGGTGGCCACCGTGAACGGCCAGAAAATTCCCTACACCGAGGTGCTGGCGGCGATGCTGAACAACCAGCAGTTCGCGGCGCTGCTGCAGCAGGCCTCGCCGGATCAGGCGGCCCCGCTGGTCAACAGCTTCCTGAAGCCGAGCATCGTGCAGTCGCTGATCCAGCAGTACGCGGCCCCGATCATCGTCAAGGCGCAGAAGCTCCCGCTGGTGGGCAGCCGCGGTGAGCTGCTGAGCGGCCTGACCGCCTACGGTGCCCGCGACGTCAAGGTATCGGACGCCGACGTGCAGGCCTACTACAAGGCCCACCAGAAGGAGTTCCAGACCCAGGCGAGCGCCACCGTCTCGACCGCCAGCTTCAAGGACAAGCAGCAGGCGCTGGCGTTCCGGCAGGCGTTCAAGAGCGGCGACTTCACCAAGGCCGCCAGCAAGGCCGGCGGCACGGTGGCCGAGCGCGGCGCCGTCACCCAGGGCGACAGCAAGCTGACCGGCGCGCTGGAAACCGCCGTGTTCGCCACCGACCGGCTGCAGCCGGCAGGTGAGGGCAGCCTCAGCGACGTGGCGCAGGAGAACGGACGCTACGTGGTGGCGTACCTGACCGATCTGGTGCGCGCCAGCGTCAAGCCGCTGGCCGAGGTGCAGAGCACCATCCAGAGTCAGCTGCTGGCCCAAAAGCAGCAGACGGCCGGGCAGGCCTACCTGACCGCCCAGCTCAAGACCATCAAGACCCAGGACCTGCTGAGCAGCGTGCTGGCGGCGCAGGCCAAGCGGGTCGCGGCGCAGACGCCCAGCTCGCCCAGCAGCCCCTCGGCGCCCAGCACGCCCGCGAAGTAAGCCTCCACAGAAGGCGCCCCCCTGCAGCTGCAGGGGGGCGCCTTATCTTTTGCCTTCAGGCTCAGCTGGGAGCGGCTTCCACCAGCCCCGCCTGCATGAAGGACAGCAGGATGCCCAGCAGGGTGCGCGGCGGCAGGTCGGTCGTCTCCAGCATCTGCCGCACCGTCAGGCGGCCTACCCCGGCCAGGGCGCGGTACTGGGCGCGGGTGACCGGCTGCTGCTCCGACCAGCGGGCAGTGAAGCGCAGCCCCTGGTCCCAGTCGGGCAGAGCGGCCAGCAGCGGGCTCCAGGCCGCGTTGTCCACCAGCAGCTGACGCAGGGTGGCGTCGCGGGAGGACGTGACCGTGCGCTCACTGGTGGTGGGGCCGCCCTCGAACTGCAGTTCGCCCCGGTTCAGGGAGGCCAGCAGATCCAGCGCGGACGCGCCGGCCTTGCCCATGCTGACCGCATGCACGACGTTGCCGTTCTCCAGCCAGACCTCGCCGGAAAGCGGTCCCCGCACCCGCACATGTCCGGTGCGGCCACCGTTCATCAGCATCTGGAGCACGGCGGGAAAGGCAAAGTGAGTCAGGTCACTGCTCAGCATGCCAGGAGTGTAGCGTAGCGTGGCAGCTGTCAATAGCAGACAAACGGCTGCCCCCATCCTGCTTGACTTGAATTCGTAAGAAACGTAAATTCAGGAATGATGACCCAGGGCGAAACGGCCGGAACCCAGCGCGACAGGCAGCACAGCGTTCTGCAGCTGCTGGAGGACCGCGAATCCGTTTCGGTGAGTGAACTTTCGGCGCTGCTGCTCGTTTCGGAAGTCACGGTCCGCAGCGACCTCAAGGCGCTGGCCGGACGGGGGCTGGTGCGCCGCACCCGGGGGGGGGTGGCGCGGCCGCTGGGCCTGCCGGAACGGACCCTGGAGGAGAGCAGCCGGCAGCAGGCGGCCGTGAAGCGCCGCATCGGGCAGCGGGCGGCCAGTCTGGTGCGTGACGGCCAGACGGTGTTTCTGGACGTGGGCAGCACCACCACCGAAATTGCCCGGCACCTGAGTCCGGCGCTGCGGGGCGTCACGGTGGTGACCAACGGCCTGAACATCGCGCTGGAGCTGGAGCGGCTGC encodes:
- a CDS encoding CPBP family intramembrane glutamic endopeptidase; the protein is MSDSSPVPQLDADVLHPPLARRVRALDGNRAALLLLLSQNVVSAVLVRLGLPLGLSLVLTFVITVLLALVLLRPGLSALVQDSRWRTPPAWGTALLALLLALIASRGVLIFVISIWPQGAQNIQQFQSAGSDLWLLLLAGGVLIPFAEEIAFRGLLMRGYEWARGPLYAALAASAIFGLAHGVPAQIVAILPIAWVLARADQHTGSLWTGVIIHALNNSLALGLGAFLSGNGELSKLLDTDQMPQLPVQVGLAGLLVGLAALFVATVWLQPRRELGTGAGGPLLSGSLIVLVLLIAVIVVAASGLVPLGGLGSPA
- a CDS encoding M3 family oligoendopeptidase, yielding MTSQPVAEAAPHWRTDDLYPALDSPAYQAALSDVAERVQALGALFDRLEIRKDARAADPVAAFEQATTALNDLLARLTPVRAYAQAFLTTDSRDDLAQARSSELTTLTQPLSDLMTRYNAWLGGLDQPALLNGSALARDHRYALERARHAAEHQMSPAEEALAAELRPSAASAWAKLHGNVSSLLSGEVRGERLPMTMLRNLASDPDAALRQEAYITELQVWQTAEIPLAAALNGIKGESNVLNRKRGYRSAVEATLSGNSIDAATLEAMQTAVVESFPDFRRYFSAKARRLGHADGRLPWHDLFAPVGESRASWAYPEARQFVVNSFRSYSDRLADFADRAMSEGWLDVPPRDGKRGGAFCMPWRDGESRILLNHAPNLDSVSTLAHELGHGYHNLCLQGRTPLQKATPMTLAETASIFCETVVQHAALDGTSGDERLYVLETALMGQAQVVVDIHSRFLFETAVFEAREKRDLSPTEFNRLMEQAQRDTYGEALSTLHPYMWAVKSHYYGSNFYNYPYTFGLLFGLGLYARYRQDPQGFRAQYDQLLASTGLADAATLAAGFGIDTREVQFWRSSLDVIRENIREYEQLAR
- a CDS encoding cytochrome c oxidase assembly protein produces the protein MTPGTLSPTLAQLLSPRLDLPMLLLTVAAAGWYVWGFLRAPRDRWPLWRAALFGLAVLLTLAITQTQLTSLTLNSMALYMVRLMVLAELIPPLAVLGLPAGYLQPDPRRPGGRLLSWLLDPWVALALWATIIVFWNIPAGFNASLVSNTASGLLPLLYLLGGLLSWSVVLRPLPGVQAGGFGNRGWFGLLSSLPMMGVAAVWLYSPRVLYTPYVGALCLWNTTPLQNQVTSGWVMMIAGLPGMFLALVQLMAWLIALADSGTMREDEAQEEG
- a CDS encoding SCO family protein — its product is MTARTLPAARPWYVSALLAVLAVALLLGGVWLYARLQSPYPYYGTVYTPPQPAARFQGTDGQGRAYAFTPTGHTTALFFGFTHCPDVCPLTLGYLEKAREQLTPEQQRQFQVVFVSLDPARDTPDKIGPYVRYFGTATGVRVPEPALAQLARSYGVSYVKAPLPGQPGEYQINHTSATYLIDAQGQRRLIWDYTQLSDINRVVQDIQQVMQ
- a CDS encoding copper chaperone PCu(A)C, whose amino-acid sequence is MYRLLFLVLLITLAAPATRAQHAGDMAGMAGMAMPKATSSAPGAAVKRLTLQGGWVAATPPGVSESAAYLTLQNPGPSAAVLVGASTPVAAHTMLMTSHTDAQKRVSMQPLNRLSIPAGGRGTFAPGQAHIMLSGLRRPLSPGTKVQLTLRFSDGSARTVSLLVRRAAP
- a CDS encoding SIS domain-containing protein; protein product: MSIFQTLLNLPGSYQGPTTPEQGPFGLLGLGEAALAAQLCEPFSQVRLSASGTQFVLNSAETQAAADDFAALAEVSEVTVRRVGVGEGRRFALDQLHFLAPGGVSSTYHLAQYLAYATGHAEEAQQAEALLSDLRDRCAPEIEEGNPARDLAWTLWGRAPLLLAPAGEGALVFAWQLLLARIGKVLSVPVEREPLYVLTGAFEAHHERGDGRLALLLGEEDAELRLVREVLETRIDEVVTVPYPGGEEGYAGTLALWYFAAWVATYLAEREGTTPDDSPALLQVLASVSSPLPDDELN
- a CDS encoding peptidyl-prolyl cis-trans isomerase, which translates into the protein MKKQVIVRVLLGVLALLLVAGLVVQFTPAIGSLSGSSGTPALKVAGQTITAQQLDNARQANQLLSSVRTGLLGDDFETVVADQLVTQTLLQQAAADQKVSRADVNAEVTKTRESNNLTDNKAWTDALRNAGFSDSSYREQVRNSLAVQRKAKAIQDAAPKPTEAQIRMYYDLNPQTFQSDARIVGREIVVDTKAKADQLLAQLKKGADFAALASANSLENKDRGGALAALENGKPKPVAQVALPQEVGVAAFALTSGGLTDVIKSGERYYIVKVEQFLAPSTKPYSEAKASATDAVANQLKNQAVEAWIDSLRQNVKVEVVDPAWPYNDPAVATVNGQKIPYTEVLAAMLNNQQFAALLQQASPDQAAPLVNSFLKPSIVQSLIQQYAAPIIVKAQKLPLVGSRGELLSGLTAYGARDVKVSDADVQAYYKAHQKEFQTQASATVSTASFKDKQQALAFRQAFKSGDFTKAASKAGGTVAERGAVTQGDSKLTGALETAVFATDRLQPAGEGSLSDVAQENGRYVVAYLTDLVRASVKPLAEVQSTIQSQLLAQKQQTAGQAYLTAQLKTIKTQDLLSSVLAAQAKRVAAQTPSSPSSPSAPSTPAK
- a CDS encoding DUF4388 domain-containing protein, whose translation is MLSSDLTHFAFPAVLQMLMNGGRTGHVRVRGPLSGEVWLENGNVVHAVSMGKAGASALDLLASLNRGELQFEGGPTTSERTVTSSRDATLRQLLVDNAAWSPLLAALPDWDQGLRFTARWSEQQPVTRAQYRALAGVGRLTVRQMLETTDLPPRTLLGILLSFMQAGLVEAAPS
- a CDS encoding DeoR/GlpR family DNA-binding transcription regulator, with translation MTQGETAGTQRDRQHSVLQLLEDRESVSVSELSALLLVSEVTVRSDLKALAGRGLVRRTRGGVARPLGLPERTLEESSRQQAAVKRRIGQRAASLVRDGQTVFLDVGSTTTEIARHLSPALRGVTVVTNGLNIALELERLPGLHIIVTGGSLRRLQHSLVNPYGLELLGRIRADLLFLGCNGLDVQHGVTNANFDEAEIKSRMAEYARSVVVVADHSKLGTVARAHVLPARQVQVLITGRQASPDQLRPLQAVIPTIHAV